The Aeoliella mucimassa genome includes the window GTGGATGTGGCCTCGCTCGAAGCCAACGACACCGTGGCGCTCCGCCGGCAACTGCGTGAAAAGAATATTCACCTGCTTGTGGTTAAGAACAGCCTGGCTCGCCGGGCTGCTGAGGGCACGACCCTAAGCCCTGCGTTCGATGGAACTGCTGGCACCACTGCTGTGGTGTGGGGTGCAGAAGACATCGTTTCGCTGGCCAAGGAAGTCACCAAGCTCTCGTCCAACAAAGAGTTCGAGAAGTTCACCGCCAAAGGCGGTGTAATGGACGGAACCAAGATCTCGCCCGAAGAGGTCAAGCAAGTCAGCAAGTGGCCAAGCCGCACAGAACAGCTCAGCATTCTGATGGGTCAAATTCTATCGCCGGGTGCGACGCTGTCTGGTCAAATGCTTGCTGGTGGTGCTAACCTTGCCAGCCAGATCAAGCAGATCAGCGAAAAAGAAGACGCCGCAGAATAGATTCGAATCAACACTAAAATCAACTCGCAAGGTCTTTGGTGCAGCCTGAGTAGCGATTGCCAAGCCCCGCGAATACCGACACCGTCAATTGACAAGGCCCGCCCGCGGCCGATCCAGCGAGAAAGGGAACCGTAACCATGAGCGACGAAGCAGTTGCCGAATACTCCGAAACCACCAAGGACCTCGGAGAGAAGATTATTGGCCTGACCCTCAAAGAGGCGAAGGAACTTAGCGATTACCTGAAGGACGTTCATGGTATTGAGCCCGCTTCGGGTGGTGGTGCCGTGATGATGGCTGCTCCCGCCGAAGGCGGTCCTGCCGCTGCGGAAGAGAAGACCGAATTCGACGTCGTGCTCGAAGGCTTCGGCGACAAGAAGATCGGCGTCATCAAGGAAGTCCGCACCGCGACTGGCCTGGGTCTGAAGGAAGCCAAAGAAATGGTCGAAGGCTGCCCCAGCAAGGTCAAGGAAGGTATCTCGAAAGAAGATGCCGAGAAGCTCAAGGAAGCTTTGGAAGCAGCTGGCGCTACGGTCTCCATCAAGTAGCACTCAATCGTGTTCCCTGCCCCTTCATGGTGCAGGTACGCGTGAGTGTCGCTGGATGCCGTTTCGCGTGGCAAGGTAAGGGGTGCGCGAATTTCGCCACCCCAACCTACCCACACCGCCTAGCCTGCGGGCTTTTTGTGCGTGGTGGAAGTTACGCGAGTGCCCATAGTGGTCGGTTTCTGGTATAACACCTTAACTGGCCACGCTTGCTTGCCTTCCCTTTCGGCCGATTGCATGAGCTTTCCGCTGCTGTCCATCCTCATCGCCCCTTCGGTGAAGTGCGAAGTAGGCCGCTGCGCGCCTTTGGTGCAGCCGGCCTTCCGTACGTTTATCGAAGTGACTGGCGTATCTGCCCGCGTGTC containing:
- the rplL gene encoding 50S ribosomal protein L7/L12; translation: MSDEAVAEYSETTKDLGEKIIGLTLKEAKELSDYLKDVHGIEPASGGGAVMMAAPAEGGPAAAEEKTEFDVVLEGFGDKKIGVIKEVRTATGLGLKEAKEMVEGCPSKVKEGISKEDAEKLKEALEAAGATVSIK
- the rplJ gene encoding 50S ribosomal protein L10, encoding MSKLVKNMITNELKSRWDGVTDALLVDVASLEANDTVALRRQLREKNIHLLVVKNSLARRAAEGTTLSPAFDGTAGTTAVVWGAEDIVSLAKEVTKLSSNKEFEKFTAKGGVMDGTKISPEEVKQVSKWPSRTEQLSILMGQILSPGATLSGQMLAGGANLASQIKQISEKEDAAE